The Osmia bicornis bicornis chromosome 16, iOsmBic2.1, whole genome shotgun sequence genome includes the window CCTCCTCCAAGTACAAGCAGAAGTGGTacgtttttaaaattatacagtACCGTgtataattctaattataaatttcaattacaatttgttatttagGTGAGGCTAACAATTTGTTGGGCACATCGAAGCTAGGAGACTTTTTCGACAGAACATTACGCACTCCAGAAATACAGAGCGAAAcattcaataataaaaaaaatcgagAAATAGAAATGTATTTCGCAGAATGTATTATACCTAGAAAAGATAATATTATGCAGTGGTGGAAATTAAATAATCTTCGATTTCCACTATTATCAGTAGCGGCTAAATATTTTCTTGCAATACCGGCAACGCAAGTTAGTAGCGAGCGACTATTTTCAGCATCCGGAAATATTGTGACTGCTACCCGTACAAAACTGTTACCACGAAACTTGGAGCAACTATGCTTTTTgcattataatttaaaataaataggtTATCATATCAAACAGTTggttacatatttttattactgttAAACATCCAATCCCTATGCATTTCTATGCATTTAGAACTGTAATATAATACAATCAATCTATTGATAGAATGAATTTTCCAATTCCGTTAAAGTACAAGTTCAActcatttattttgtataaaattaacatacaGGTGACATGGAATGAAGTTCATATTCAAAAAAATTCCttgcaaatattatttttccacataataaaaattatctgaTTCCAAAATTCTACATAAAACAGACTTTGCACATGCTTGTTGCAAGTATTAAGAAGTACATGAGAGTTGGGTCGCGGGCCGTGGCCCGCCGGAGCTCGTCCGAATCAGCCCGACTGTACCCGACCGAACCCGAAAAAGTCGGGCTACCCGACTGCACGAATGTATCGGACGCCCGCCCGATGTTTTCCGAACCGACCCGACTAGTCGGGAACCCGATACATTAGTCGGGCTGCACATCACTAATCTAGACCATTTCGGGCCCTTGGAGGTGGCCGAGGacgaatttaaatttatattatcgaTCATAGACGCGTATACCAAATTTACATGGTTGTTTCCTGTAAAATCCACTACCGGTGAAGAACTCATTCAAACTCTAACTCtcctttttaatttgtttgcATTTCCAGTACGTATCTTTAGCGACCGTGGATCCGCCTTCACTTCAAAAGATTTTGAAACTTTCCTAAGCAACAAGAATATAAAACACGTTTTAACTGCGGTGGCCTCACCGTGGGCCAATGGTCAGATCGAGCGAGTGCACAGATTCAAAAACCGTCCAAATGGAAAGAGCAATTAGGAAAAACGCAATATGTAATCAACAACACTTTACACAAGGCGATAAATTGTACACCGAGTAAAATGTTGTTAGGATATGACCAGCGACAAAGCGACGATAGGAATTTGCAAACTCTGATTACACAACTATCTCAAATCGACATTAATATTGAGCAAGATCGCGAACGTTTACGTGATGCAGCACAAACGGCAAACCGAGCCTTGCAGGAGTACAACAAAATACAATACCATAAAAGACACAAAAAGCCGACTCGATACCAAAAGGGGGACCTAGTCTTAATAAAAATCTTGCAACCGCAACCGGGCAAAAATCAAAAGTTGCTCCCCAAATACAGAGGTCCTTACCAGATTAAGGAGGTACTAAAGAAAAATCGATTCGTTGTCACCGATGTATGTACCGGGCTTTAATGTAACACAGAAACCGCTGAACACGATTTTATCCTCCGACAAAATCAAACCGTGGATAAAAATAGGAGACAAGTAAAACCAAAAGggtgaaaaggaaaaaaaaacctCCCGTTACTTTGTTacttatatatgtatatatttcgtttaatcttcgttctttattaatatttagttATTTGTAAGTATCCTAGTGTTAAGCATCAAGCCAAGACTGAGTTTTGTTTCGTTTTCTGCGAATTTGTATTTTAAGTTATCAAATCAAGTTTCTGCCGTTCGAGGACGAACGTACCGCCAGGATGGCCGAACTGTAAGCGCCAGACCGAAATCCCCATCTATCGGGAAATCGAACTAAATTCCTGCGACTAACGCGATCGCGAAATatccgggggggggggggggggggggggagagGCGACAGTCGACAAAGGAACGTCGAACAGAAAACGTGCGAAAAGATTTGTAAGCGCGAACGAGGGACCGTTTCGCCTAGGCAGAGTGATAATTTTTGTACCGGaacaatatttttgtataaaaagaaCCTTATACAGAAACGAGTTATTTGAattgcattttattttgttactcAAGAGAATAAATACTTGGCAAAGGAACGTACAAggtataaatttgtaattacgCTGATTTCCTACCACGTGGCGTTGGAATTTCTTGCATAAGGTTCTTTGTCATTTCCTTATTTTCCGTCTTACGAAGATAAAAAAAGAGGGCAAATATGTATAAACAAAACATGTATCCGCCCCCCAGCAGTTAGTAATCCTACTCATAAACATGCTGTCTATCCGAAAAAAatctattttcaaaatttctattaattcgGGACATGTACGTTTTCGAAAGTTCTGcctaaatttattttttattttcgttttttgttttattttttacgaataattgTTACAATGGTCGAATTATGTTTCTGCAATAATGTAAATTCCACGctagttttcttttctccttttcgaTCCATTGTGAGGTCTAATAAGGAAAATACTACGGAGCtgtacaaaataaaagaatacaAAAGGTAGGTACAtgaaaatacaatataattattggaTAATTACGATGACATATATATTTTCCTTATATGTTATAAGTAAACCTACGTCACATCCGTCTTAGAGATCGGAAATGTAAGGGCGACTTTtaattgcctcgaaataagcaagcgGTCTCTGTTTCGAAATAAGCGAAATAGTGCaagaatgagagggcatgctatattccATTCTTGTTCACAAAATATCAGCGCTGTTTAGCCGATTATTTTATGACATGTTGCCACCCGTCCtatttcgagaacaaagtcaagcctaATAGTATACCTGCTTCTGCCTCGAAACAAGCAACAGTTCGGTGCCGAGCAAGTTAAAACCttctttattcatttaatGGATTTCGTTTGTATTTTGTATCTGATAATTTATCTTATAATatagtatttattattattgtagtataatttacattaatttctTTGAGTTAAATTGTTATATTTAGATTTGGTTATTTATAAGAAATGGAAAGACATCCCAGCATTTCGCGATCGTCAACAGTAATTGCAAGAAATGCAATGGGAAAGGTAAGCAATAAGCTTTATATAAATACGtgcaaataattaaataaatgtgttTTCATATTTGGTGAACATTCTGTAATTCGTACTTTGCATTATCGTTTTTTAGATTGTCCATTCAGGTCAAAGACAGATCATAGTGAACCTGCACAAGGACCTGAAAAGTACAAACCTGGATATGCGTTACATGGATGTTATCCGGTGTTTGTGCGAAAAAAACAGGAATTGGATCATCTACCATTCAGCGAACGCTGTCGCAGTACAAAGCGACGGGGACCGTCACTTCTCCTTGCAAGAAGAAAGTGCGATTGTCCACCTTAGAAAAGATGACGATGGATCAGAAAGCACTCCTTCGTTTAAAGGTCCACCAATTTTGGGAACGAAAGGAGCTTCCGACCATCAAGTCGCTGCTGGCAGCCGTAAATGCTGATGGAAGTTTCCCAAAATTCAGCCACATCACCTTGTACAGGATCCTAAAATCTTTGAATTTTAGGTACACCGACCGAGTGAAGAATTGTGCGGTGCTGGAGCAGCCTTACATACTCAACTGGAGGGAGCAATATATTCGTGCAATTTGCCAGTATAGAGAAGAGGAACGGCCCATATATTATTTGGATGAGACATGGGTAAATACTGGCGATTGTCAAAACAAAGTCTGGAGGGATTTCAATGTGGTATCGGTGCAAGACGCGAGGCGGCAAGGACTGTCTACTGGTGCACCAGCTCCCACAGGAAGGGGGAAAAGGCTTATCGTGCTACACATTGGGTCAGCCGATGGTTTTTTACCTGGGGGACTGCTGTGTTTTGAATCGAAGACCAACACAGCAGATTACCACGACGAAATGAACGGAGGTACGTTCTTCGAGTGGTTTTGCCGGATCGAGCccttattaaaagaaaatgctGTGGTGATTATGGACAATGCGCCATACCACAGCCGAAAATTAGAGATGAGACCGTCATCGACGCACAGTGGATCGAACTGTATTAAAATGCGGACATAGGAAcaaaaactttttttctttaattaagtTTCTAATTGCTAATTTGGTTACTTAATACATTACTTTAAGAACAaacaattgtaatttttaaaatacccttactatttatatctaaaataatCATAATTATCGTATTGTGACAGTTATGtattttcatcgattttgTGATGAAACTTCAAGGCGATATATTTCTTCTAAATTTATGTATGATACAATCaaacttttttcattttgtaacactttgtttaatttatgaaaaatatgtgTTTTAAATAGATAACAATAACGTTCAAtgtttaacaattattttcataatttcttaAAAGTCATAGTAATATCTTAactttttattaacatttaagAGAATGTTTGAGAGTTGTTACATTTTTTCTTGTTCTAAATTATCAATTGGACATTTCTTTCCACAAAACAACTTATTTCAGCTGCCACCATCTGCCACTTTGGCAGCAGTAGCATACGCAAACAAACGCGAGCGCGTACATGCGCGGTGCGGTACGCTCTGTATGGGGGTTCCTATTTCGTACGATCTGACTGCAGAAATGATAAATACTAaaaaatttagtatatttgCTTTAGAAACAGCCAAACAATTTGTTAACACCTACGGGTGGTATTACATGTCTGCCACCGTACATAAATTGTTAATTCATGGAGAAGCaataatttctcatttttcgATTCCGATTGGTCATCTGTCAGAAGAGGCTAGTGAAGCACGAAATAAAGAATTTAGAGAGTATAGAAAGAGTCATTCGCGGAAAATAAACAGAAGAGCTACAAATGAAGATGTTCTACatcatttgttaattacatCTGACCCCGTTATTTCGAATTTAAGACCAAAAGTAACTAATCCAAAAAAACAAGAATTACTGCCCGAAACTTTAGAGCTTTTACTCTAATACAAATGCGCGCAAATGTATATATTAGATAAGACAGATGTTCAAAGTGTTAATACTTGTGAAAACTACAGATTGTTGCGTAcatgaaatattcaaaatgtAACTTAATAATATGTGTATAATatatgaattaataaaaatttaaagattaaaaaaaaatcaataaaaataaacataaataaaagtttataaaaataaataaaaacagaagttaataaattattaaatacatgTATTTTGATTTTATGTGAATAATCATGTAGTTCTTAGtactataatataatttccaaAGAGCGATACATGCTATGTCCGGCTCCTCCTATGCTTCGGTCCACTGTGCGACGTGGAGAAAACAGCAATTAAAGGAGTGGCTTGTATCAAAAGGCCATCATGTGCCTGATACTTGTACCAGGAGCACATTACTCCAAACGGCACGCTCAGTgcaaacagaaaaaaaatacgtggTCGATGAATATGCCAGAGAGCATAATAACCCCTGCCGCCGTACCACTGCGAACTCAACCCCATTGAGCTTGCGTGGGCATCAGTGAAGAATTACGTTAAATCCAGGAATGCTGAATATAATATGCCACAGGTAAAACAACTGTTAACGGAAAAGATTGAAGGAGTAACATCGGAGATGTGGAAAAATTGTATACACCACACCATCGGCATTGAACAGAAGCTCATGGATATGGATCGCTTCTCCCAAGATACTCTGGAAATGCCTACTATTGGCAGTGATGTGGACATGTCCGATACTGATGTTAGCGACTGATACTGATACATAGAAGACTTTCATTACAATTTTGGTAAGTACGATTTTCATACAACTAATACAAAAATTGTGATCATTCACTCGAACTTTTTTTCCGGTAATAATCTACGTTCCTGTTCACCTGCTTAAATCAATTTATATGGGATGAATAGATGcatcgaagaaaaagaagaaacttctatttcaaattatgGTGAGTACAATTTCCATATAACTAGTACAAAGATTGTGATCATTCAGTCGAACTTTTTTAACAACTGAAATACTAAttacttttcttatttttggtAATAATCTACATTCCTGTCAACCTGCTGCAAGGAACTTACACACGATGAAAGGATATAGAGAAGAAGCCCGGAAAAAGCTTAATCCTTGGACTACGCCTTGTCATTATCATCCAATGGACTTTAATATCATAGACGAAGACACATTGTACTTccctttaaataaaaataattaataaatgatatgtTTATTGTACATGTATTTTCATGATATACCTCTTATATTCCTTTATTACTCCTTCATTTTttcacatttatttaatttttgcaaattgtataaaaaaagtttaatatgatacactgtttaattttgattttgtacTACTTATAGCTACTTACATTTAGATTCGggttgattattttttaaattactgaCTTCAAACGTTTTACCCGCGACTTTTACTTATAACATTTTTACTTTGATTCTGGCCTATCGTTATAAAGATTCATTACCTCTGCCGTTCCTATATTAGTATATTTTGTCCACCGCGTATATGGCGGATCGCAATGGAAGTAAATCATGGTGGGGGAACTTTCTGAGCTCAGTCGAGCTACGCGAAACACTCGTACTCTCTCGTGAAAAATACTACatataggttttattaatagctgttgggtatttgtataaatgaagtagaaattatttcatactttttagtgcatttcgaagtcgattgtattttttgttaaaaattattttattttaaccaaAAATGTTTGGTCGCCTAAAACGAAGTGCAGCAAAAagaattgaataataaatcgtatatttaaaaaatttacacAGGATGTTAGGTAAATCTACAAAATTACGGCTTCTGCGAAAAACAGTCtttctgttattttttatcttttttaacaatatatttacttataaataactattatatGACTGCGCATCgcaaaaaattcataaaatgaaaagttattaacatttaaagttacggaataaaaaatttgttcttACAAAAGAAGAAGTTTCTAAGGCTTCTTCATGGACAATTCCAGATGTAAACAAATACTCTATTTTGATAAATTctcaaataaaaattcgataatagttaattatttattatttttgtatacaaattaattaattaatataaaaattaatatcaaacaAATTcgataattgtttattatttattgttttttatttttgcatgCGCCACTTACACTTATCTTTCTACAAATATTAGAGTATATTTTGACCAAAACCTGatttaaaaactatcgttttCACAGAAGCCGTAATTCTGTAGATTTACCGGATGTTACATAGAAATCCGGATTATGCTAATACTTTTGTTCGGTATTGTAGTTCGGTCCCGAGCGTTTCGCTTTCATCGTATCTTTATTGCATGGATGATGTTGATATTTTCCAGGAatcatacaataaatatataaaatataataaattgtcGTTAGATTCGAATTTGGTATAACGCACATTCGATCACCTTGAGGGGTTATTCCGAGAGCCGTTACTGCGAAATAGAAAAGGATAACCTCGACAGAGCAACGGTCGTGGTGTCAGGTGTCAGTTACCCACCGAATAAACACGCCAATAAATATACAAGAAAATCTGTGTGGAAATATTGTTTAGACATCGATTTAGATGGCTCGAGTTCGAGGAAAGGAATGTAAATACTGAGGCCGTTTTTGCCGTACTTAGAACAGCTTGGAACAATCCAAAGTTGTAACGGACATTCCAATCGGGATTAtctcatcagatataatgttcATAAATGTATTAACATATGTTGATATTTTCAATAAGAAGCAGAACCGAATTAAGATTTCTTGGGCCCGAGTGATTGATAAACATGGTTCaggaattgaaatttattctagaTAGCgttaaatcaaattaaataacataaagAAGGGGCAACAGCAAGGAAAATATTCTTCAATATTTTGTAACATAGTAAATGGTAGATTAAAAATCGAACTTCTCAAGTTTTTCCACTTAGCAACCTCCTTTACCCGAGCAAATATTTCTGCGTACCTGAGACAGAGGTAAATAAACTAGGAATACGAATTGAAACATCTGCAGATAATAAatcagaatgaaaatttataaatgataatttagtTTATTTAGTCCCTCTTAGATTTCTCCTTAATCCGACGCTGATAAAAATCTTGTGTGGGAAGAATTAATGCTTATTTACCGccattattatataataatttacaaaatttcaaacaatcaAATCTactgtaattttataaattttttatccatttgctaaaaaatatatcccctttttaaaatttttatatcattatatgatgatttaatgatttttcatgattaaacaattttctaaGTTTAAAATCTATAAATCTGTAACTATGACTATAACCTATaactataattttgcaaattttgaaTCCAATTGCCAAAAAAATAAATCctctttttttaaacttttcaaatcattaaattattaaaatgcgAATCCTTTCGATGTTTCCGTATCATCGACGCTCGGTAATTTTCCATTTCTGGAAAGAACCCTCTACTACAGTCTTAAATGCGAGAAATTATCAATGCCGTACAGTACATATTCtgaattaattgcaattttcgaACTTAATTTACCAACTATGGGGACCTACGAAAGTTTTATAGTCTCAGGTCACCAGGGCATTTTGGGGTTCCAAAAATcgaattcttttatttctttatttaataataaacaatattcGGAATCCGAATTtacaattaaaacaatttttgaGAATTGTTTACAAAGTTGAGCCTGACGCGTGAATTATTGACAGAGATAAAAGTTCAGAAAAATACTTCCTATATAAAATTACACATTTTCCTGTACTCGTGTCCCTTTTTCTCAGCAATTATTCGACTGATCTAGTTACAATTTTGTGGGCTTTTACTACTAAGGGTAACACGTATTTTAGGaaaagatttttctgaaattcgGCTTACAATAAGACCAGCAGCATCTTTTAGGTAAGAGTACAAAAAAATCCACACATTTATACGCTTGTATACTATTTCTATTCCGTATTTCAATATTCCCTGTAGCTCAAATACGCATCTAGTATGATACACTAGATGCTCTAGTAATTTGAAGTTGATGCCTAAGATAAATTCtgagaaaaaggaacttgAAATTGGTTTATTTTCTATGTACCGTGGAAAATGCCCCTTCACTTGATTCGTTTTTGCCGACGCCAGTCATTATTAaacgcagaatgaaaattttcattcaaagaTACGTCACAAAAAATAGAAACTGTATCACTTACCAGAATTCGAAGATGCCCATGCTGGTGGAGAGCAGTAACGTTCTTCAGGTTCGATCTGCTTGCAGTTTTCGTTTCCACATAAAATAACGTCGACCAAAAACGATGATTCTTCAATGAAGCCTTCTTCGCGAAAAACGGGCACCGAATTCGCAACTTCAGAACTTGTCTCGATACGCGCACAAGCAGCTACAGAAAAAAACCGACAACcgaaattaatacaatttcaaagtataattacaaaaagtTAGTTAGTAACACTGAATAACTAGGTAGAGGTTAATCTGCGAAACGCACGTTTACACACAAGTTACCGCAAGTTAATTTTTCTAGACAAAGCGACGCACAAGtcaatataatataacatatctGAACCCGTCGACCGTTCTATTCGGAATGATTCTGTAATGACGATGGACGACGAAGGGCCCGTGTATCATGGAGGGGGTTCAGCTCAGCGATGCGACGCAACGGTGGTGGTAGAAACTTTAGATTTTGAACGACGCAAGCGGACTTTTGGGGGGCGATTCGCTCGTTGAAATAATTGCCATCGTCAAGTCGTATCTTCGATTGTGTGCGAGTTTTTGCACGCGCACCTGCGATTACCTAAGGGCAAACACGTTTAACGGTCGCTGAACATGCGCTGTTGATACTTTTTCTTCTGACTATAATTTAGATTATTATTTGGACGAataatcatttcattttataataaaatttaaaatcgaTTTAATGATATAATCTAAGGATCATGGAAAAGATGTTTTAAAAGAGGATTGGCAGAATATTAATTCCCCGTTTTATCGTCTTCCTGTAATATGTTTAAGATATAAGGTGATATTTATCAccgtaaaaatataaaaatttacagtAAATGTGTGCAGTAACTAAATACGTGTATTTACGTAAAGTTTCAGCAAAGATGACATAAATTTATTTAGGATCTGGAATTTTTGTGTTTTGAAGTTTTTAAGTTCTGGAATTTAGAAAGTCTGAAATCTCAGAACTtttgaattctgaaatttttacattttgaaatcttaaaatttttaaatctcaGAATTTTAGAAGCTCAGAAATTTGGAATGTTCAAATTCTGAAGTTTTGAAAtcctaaaatttttaaatgatgaAGGTTCACATTTTCGAGGAGAGGCGAGTTCAGATTTTTAGGGGGTATCGattacatataaaaattttattacagtaaaacctggatatatgcaacaaaagtttgtctggatatatgcaacatcgctatcccctccacttggggggatccccctaacccgaaccgagccgctcgacgagggaaccgtgtaatatgatccgaccgtaatatcggtgtgactaatactaattgaacgataaaacttttttatttttaacttttaatgaaacttttactaatgcatttgtgagatttttctgattaaaatggtaccaaacacgatataatttggctacatatgtataaggcaggccgtacaccaaagatacatgaaacacgcacATGCAACatgtcgcatgttgtgtacgaacgttgaataggtaacgcggcacggtacaaacgatttgtacggacgcagaatcgacacctcgcttggatatatgcaacattaaatgcccagaatcgacacctcgcttggatatttgcaacgtttaaatgcccagaatcgacacctcgcttggatatatgcaacgtttaaatgcccagaatcgacacctcgcttggatatatgcaacgtttgaaacccgagtcgacgccgcaaccggttttcatttccaatcctcctttgcttttcgccaacttttaacatcaattttagcaagtaattataattcaaactatatcgtgtttggtatcattttaatcagaaaaatttcaccaatgcgttagtaaaagtttcagtaaaaaaaagtcaaaaataaaaaagttttatagttgaattagtattagtcacaccgatacgtttcggctctttcctttgatcaccggacctctctctttccaccactgtctgtccttttctacgttcacgcttggctgctcgtcgcgtgtaacccgtgattcgacacctcgactggatatatgcaacgcctgggtcccaatgtttgtagcatatatccaagttttactgtataagTGGTGGCCTAAACCCGGTATACCTAAggttaagttttttttttataaacaatatccCCTCGGATTTGATAGGAACTGATGGTACTCACACCCAACAAATAGAGTCCAAACAAAGGATTGGACGCGGGTAAGAGTCAATATCGCATCGTACTGATCTGTTAAAGTACGCCAAGTACACACATTTTTATATACTCGTATCTTTTGAACTATTGGTTTCCTGGACATTTAACTTGCATTTTCGGACTTTTCAGATCAAAAATTACAAGGACACATATTTTGGACCCGTTAATTTTTTGTCCCCCAAGACGAAGTTTAAccaaaaatacaaccgacttcgaaatgcactaaaaagtatgaaataatttctattcatttatacaaatacccaacagctattaataaaacctatttactcattaaatagtatactaaatacatttcaaccttttcggaggcggcgcaaaattaataatacccgaatatacgatgctgccaataacgatttgatagGTTGCTGACGCCTGAAGTAGGATCTTCCTGGTAgaagaaagtttttaatttcgcgccgcctccgaaaaggttgaaatgtatttagtatacgatttaacgagtaaatataGTATTTTTCACGAGAGAGTACTAGTACCGATGAACGAATTTTGGTCTCGTCTGTGCATGTTGGCTCTGATTGGTTCTGCCAGGCTACGCTACCAAGGTAACGCGCAAGCGCCGTACGACTGTATGTCGTGAGCCACGCTGGACAGGCTGTATATCGGGTGATCAGAAATTTGTGAATTATGATTTTTGTTCAGCGCAAAGTATTCTTTTGtgtaataaaatgttttttagcaattttattattgtctAAGATTTCTTTCCAAATCCATTCCTTTAAGgtggtagacacgggtaatgcagcgaggtgacattaccggcaaaaatgggcctaaaaagggctCCGGgacttttcgcttttcgtccttatatgagagtatttgaggctgggtgagggctcattcgaaagagaaaggttcaatgcagcacGCTCTGGTCATGATTGAAcgatattttgttaatatctaataatatgagtgtccaaagtagaggaaaaatcgagaaaatacatccgcagaatCAAAGgtatttttaggtcactaaaacagttttGTGACTCAAACGATGACCAGAGCgtgctgcattgaacctttctctttcgaatgagccctcacccagcctcaaatattctcatataaggacgaaaagcgaaaagtcGCGATTGCATTCTcacagacgagttccgccattatctggataatacagagcaagtcacgtgccaaatttagttcagctagtagttataaggtggcgtctaagtagaaaggctgccgatttggaatcggagtcagaatcaagcgttagcttgattacgtcactggaactgtgctgcgaaggcaagcgaaaaaggcaacatcgccgGAACGCtaagtgagacgcactacagtcatgctgtccttctctcattctgaatgtggagattgtcccttttcgctaagatttgactgccgccagcctggatttttcacagcgccccataacaaacctagccccattcaaactatatcgtatttggtatcattttaatcggaaaaatttcaccaatgcgctagtaaaagtttcactaaaaaaaagtcaaaaataaaaaagttttttgattcaattactattagtcacaccgatacgtttcggctctttcctttgatcatcggacctctctctttccgccactgtctatccctttctacgttcacgcttggctggtcgtcgtcgcgtgtaacccgagattcgacacctcgcttaggtaaatgcaaccactgggtcgaTGTTGGTCgaatttatccaggttttactgtattcagcttttactgtatagacgcgaggtccctccattggtaaatatttagaataagggagccacctccgatttcgatcacctcgaaatatgttgtcaaggtcgtcattctgaacaactttttcctatacatataatagtcg containing:
- the LOC123988607 gene encoding uncharacterized protein LOC123988607, whose amino-acid sequence is MGKIVHSGQRQIIVNLHKDLKRIGSSTIQRTLSQYKATGTVTSPCKKKVRLSTLEKMTMDQKALLRLKVHQFWERKELPTIKSLLAAVNADGSFPKFSHITLYRILKSLNFRYTDRVKNCAVLEQPYILNWREQYIRAICQYREEERPIYYLDETWVNTGDCQNKVWRDFNVVSVQDARRQGLSTGAPAPTGRGKRLIVLHIGSADGFLPGGLLCFESKTNTADYHDEMNGGTFFEWFCRIEPLLKENAVVKQLLTEKIEGVTSEMWKNCIHHTIGIEQKLMDMDRFSQDTLEMPTIGSDVDMSDTDVSD